Proteins encoded within one genomic window of Methanothrix harundinacea 6Ac:
- a CDS encoding PPC domain-containing DNA-binding protein has product MEYSEGRLARVFVIRMEEGEEMIGSLARFLAEKGVESGIVHFLGALREGRLIMGPREARVPPGPPFVEDLEGGWEIFGLGTVYPGEGGAPSIHIHASVGRAGRGLTGCLRERAQAYLVVEAVVFEVVSLRARRSVDERTGLLLPELEERV; this is encoded by the coding sequence ATGGAGTATTCGGAAGGGCGGCTGGCGAGGGTCTTTGTAATCAGGATGGAGGAGGGGGAGGAGATGATCGGATCTCTCGCGAGATTCCTGGCGGAGAAGGGGGTCGAGAGCGGGATCGTCCACTTCCTGGGCGCCCTCCGGGAGGGGCGGCTGATCATGGGGCCGAGGGAGGCGAGGGTCCCTCCCGGGCCGCCCTTCGTCGAGGATCTGGAAGGCGGCTGGGAGATCTTCGGCCTTGGGACCGTCTACCCGGGTGAAGGGGGGGCGCCTTCCATTCACATCCACGCCTCGGTGGGGCGCGCCGGTCGGGGTCTGACCGGCTGCCTGAGGGAGAGAGCCCAGGCCTACCTCGTCGTCGAGGCGGTCGTCTTCGAGGTCGTCAGCCTCCGGGCGAGAAGGTCCGTCGACGAGAGGACGGGGCTCTTGCTGCCTGAACTGGAGGAGAGGGTGTAG
- a CDS encoding COG2426 family protein yields the protein MIEFFSSMPGWLATFVLAMAPVIELRGSIPLGIAVYGLSPLEAYAISVAGNLAPVVPLLLYLEPVSRWLMRYRPGHAFFSWLFTRTYKRHAERHRRYGLFALALFVAVPLPVTGAWTGSAIAFIFGLRFREAFSAIAAGVIVAGGIVTASVMGIISLF from the coding sequence ATGATAGAGTTTTTCAGCTCGATGCCAGGGTGGCTCGCCACCTTCGTCCTCGCGATGGCCCCGGTCATCGAGCTCCGGGGGTCGATACCCCTGGGGATAGCCGTATACGGCCTCTCACCCCTGGAGGCGTACGCCATATCGGTCGCCGGAAACCTGGCTCCGGTCGTCCCCCTCCTCCTCTACCTGGAGCCGGTATCCCGCTGGCTGATGCGATACCGGCCCGGCCACGCCTTCTTCTCCTGGCTCTTCACCAGGACTTATAAGAGGCACGCGGAAAGGCACCGGAGGTACGGCCTTTTCGCCCTCGCCCTCTTCGTCGCCGTCCCCCTCCCGGTGACGGGGGCCTGGACCGGCTCCGCCATCGCCTTCATCTTCGGCCTCAGGTTCAGAGAGGCCTTCTCCGCCATCGCCGCGGGGGTGATCGTCGCAGGAGGCATAGTCACGGCTTCGGTGATGGGGATCATATCCCTCTTCTGA
- a CDS encoding NADH-quinone oxidoreductase subunit N — protein sequence MTLTFGDYLSIFGAEALLTGLSLVMVLIGLFMKSKNLMGYLSLAGLVASLFLVMGADMTKGPLIFGTLEVDALSQFFKLVFVAVALIVVMAGLSRYKDSPAQDEFYILLLLATVGMMVVASSIDIVTLFVGFELASLATYAMAAFDKERQNLEAAMKYFIFGSVSSAMMLFGFSLLYGLSGTTRLAEIAAASVETMGPATLVALLFVVAGFGFKMALVPFHMWAPDTYEGAPTIVTAFLAAGSKKMGFVAAFKVIFIALIALRFEWYLAFAILVAITMTLGNVVAIWQKSVKRMLAYSSVAYAGYIAIAFVVVGAAEHGGLDLAVAQNGLASGLMLILGHAFMKTGAFIAAAVVGYMALSEGRKNPDDLEQYAGLGRRAPITAFCMLIFLFSLSGIPPTAGFVGKFMLWGSAIDSGLVWLAVLFALNSALSLYYYLRVIMYMYVREPAGGKIIEPKGYVLAMVAALVVVIWIGVFPQAFVDFAYSAAGVLLH from the coding sequence GTGACACTGACATTCGGTGACTATCTCTCTATCTTCGGGGCAGAGGCTCTGCTGACGGGGCTATCGCTGGTGATGGTCCTCATCGGCCTGTTCATGAAGAGCAAGAACCTGATGGGATACCTGAGCCTGGCGGGGCTGGTCGCCTCTTTGTTCCTGGTGATGGGCGCTGACATGACCAAAGGCCCCCTGATCTTCGGGACGCTGGAGGTCGACGCCCTATCCCAGTTCTTCAAGCTCGTCTTCGTCGCAGTCGCCCTCATCGTGGTGATGGCAGGTCTGAGCAGGTACAAGGACAGCCCCGCCCAGGACGAGTTCTACATCCTCCTCCTCCTGGCCACCGTGGGGATGATGGTCGTCGCCAGCTCCATCGACATCGTCACCCTCTTCGTAGGGTTTGAGCTGGCAAGCCTCGCCACCTACGCCATGGCGGCCTTCGACAAGGAGAGGCAGAACCTGGAAGCTGCGATGAAGTACTTCATCTTCGGATCGGTCTCGTCGGCGATGATGCTCTTCGGCTTCTCCCTCCTATACGGCCTCTCGGGAACGACGAGGCTAGCGGAGATCGCCGCCGCCTCCGTGGAGACGATGGGACCTGCGACCCTCGTCGCCCTCCTCTTCGTCGTGGCGGGCTTCGGGTTCAAGATGGCCCTCGTCCCCTTCCACATGTGGGCTCCCGACACCTACGAAGGGGCTCCGACGATCGTGACGGCCTTCCTTGCGGCGGGCTCGAAGAAGATGGGGTTTGTCGCCGCCTTCAAGGTCATCTTCATCGCCCTGATAGCCCTCCGGTTTGAGTGGTACTTGGCCTTCGCCATCCTGGTGGCGATAACCATGACCCTCGGGAACGTCGTGGCCATCTGGCAGAAGAGCGTCAAGAGGATGCTCGCCTACTCCAGCGTCGCCTACGCCGGGTACATCGCCATCGCCTTCGTCGTCGTCGGAGCCGCAGAGCACGGCGGCCTCGACCTGGCGGTGGCGCAGAACGGCCTGGCGAGCGGCCTGATGCTCATCCTCGGCCACGCCTTCATGAAGACCGGGGCCTTCATCGCCGCCGCCGTGGTCGGGTACATGGCCCTCTCCGAGGGGAGGAAGAACCCCGACGACCTGGAGCAGTATGCGGGCCTCGGCCGAAGGGCGCCGATAACCGCGTTCTGCATGCTGATCTTCCTCTTCTCGCTATCGGGGATCCCCCCGACGGCGGGGTTCGTCGGGAAGTTCATGCTCTGGGGCTCGGCGATCGACTCCGGCCTCGTCTGGCTGGCGGTGCTATTCGCCCTCAACAGCGCTCTCTCCCTGTACTATTACCTTAGGGTGATCATGTACATGTACGTCAGAGAGCCCGCGGGCGGGAAGATCATCGAGCCGAAGGGGTACGTCCTGGCCATGGTCGCGGCCCTGGTGGTCGTCATCTGGATCGGCGTCTTCCCCCAGGCCTTCGTCGACTTCGCCTACAGTGCAGCAGGGGTTCTGCTGCACTGA
- a CDS encoding YeeE/YedE thiosulfate transporter family protein translates to MMEQFEMDLWSPYVVGAGIGALNTLAFLLSDRPIGTSSAYARGSGMIERAFRGSKVEAKAYYRKFEPVVDWEVVLVFGIVVGAFLSAVLSGSFRVEAVPALWAARFGPDPILRIAAAFAGGVLMGLGARWAGGCTSGHGISGTAQLAASSWLAVACFFIGGVATAMVLFGAGV, encoded by the coding sequence ATGATGGAGCAATTCGAGATGGATCTGTGGTCCCCCTACGTCGTCGGTGCTGGGATAGGGGCCTTGAACACCCTGGCCTTCCTCCTCTCTGACCGGCCCATAGGCACCTCATCCGCCTACGCCAGGGGGAGCGGGATGATCGAGAGGGCGTTTCGAGGATCGAAGGTCGAGGCCAAGGCCTACTATCGAAAGTTTGAGCCGGTCGTCGACTGGGAGGTGGTCCTCGTCTTCGGCATCGTCGTCGGGGCATTCCTCTCGGCGGTCCTCTCGGGGTCCTTCCGGGTGGAGGCGGTCCCGGCCCTCTGGGCGGCTCGGTTCGGACCCGATCCGATCCTGCGGATCGCCGCCGCCTTCGCGGGAGGCGTCCTGATGGGCCTCGGTGCCCGGTGGGCCGGGGGCTGCACCAGCGGCCACGGGATCAGCGGGACTGCCCAGCTCGCCGCAAGCTCGTGGCTGGCGGTGGCGTGCTTCTTCATCGGCGGGGTGGCCACGGCTATGGTCCTCTTCGGGGCCGGGGTCTGA
- a CDS encoding SLC13 family permease: MVWGISLEMELTFLVMAVAILLFVTEAVRVDLVAIIVVLILALTGLVSPPQALSGLASNAVVSMAAIMILGKGMERAGVVNRISRAVLRVAGSDERRLLGVTSSVVGMISAFMQNLGSAALFLPAILRISKSTGTPASRLLMPMGFAAILGGTLSMVGSSPLIILNDLLRQGGEEPFGIFSVTPIGIVLLGSGIGYFMIFGDRLLPKRGLSEDDFRSQEDLIETWRLPSIVSYYFVSWKSDLVDKAREDLRLRRNYGITLLAIVEGKMVTYSPWRRTRFAAGQELALLGEPEDVERFAAEHDLWKITDESRFCDLLSQAEAGFAEIVVRPRAPIVGKTPREISIRRNYGVEPIILLSGTREERKEFDDRPLSPGDTFVIHGLWDRIRKIGSDQNFVLLTPVEAGVLDPSKAIPATLCFLGAVALSLAGVQLSIALLTGALAMVLLKVISIDEAYGAIDWRTIVLLAGLIPLGIAMEETGAAGLIAQSMMDQLRGAPTILVLLAVAALATLLSLTISNVAATVLLVPLAMIMARDMAIDPRALALLVGVCASNSFILPTHQVNALLMAPGGYSSSDYIRAGGFMTVIFILVAALMVDLFYL; the protein is encoded by the coding sequence ATGGTCTGGGGCATCTCTCTGGAGATGGAGCTGACATTTCTCGTGATGGCGGTCGCCATCCTCCTATTCGTCACCGAGGCCGTGAGAGTGGACCTGGTGGCGATCATCGTCGTCCTCATCCTCGCCTTGACCGGCCTCGTCAGCCCGCCCCAGGCCCTATCGGGGCTCGCGAGCAACGCCGTCGTCTCCATGGCAGCGATAATGATCCTGGGGAAGGGGATGGAGAGGGCGGGGGTCGTCAACAGGATCAGCCGGGCGGTCTTGCGGGTAGCCGGCTCCGACGAGAGGAGGCTCCTCGGCGTCACCTCCTCGGTGGTCGGGATGATCTCCGCCTTCATGCAGAACCTCGGATCGGCGGCCCTCTTCCTCCCCGCCATCCTGAGGATATCCAAGAGCACCGGGACGCCAGCATCCCGACTTCTGATGCCGATGGGCTTTGCGGCGATCCTCGGCGGGACCCTCAGCATGGTGGGCTCAAGCCCCCTCATCATCCTCAACGACCTCTTGAGGCAGGGAGGGGAGGAGCCCTTCGGGATCTTCAGCGTGACGCCGATCGGGATCGTCCTCCTCGGATCGGGGATAGGGTACTTCATGATCTTCGGAGACCGCCTCCTCCCGAAGAGAGGGCTCTCAGAGGACGATTTCAGATCTCAGGAGGACCTGATCGAGACCTGGAGGCTCCCTTCCATCGTCAGCTACTACTTCGTATCCTGGAAGAGCGACCTCGTCGATAAGGCCCGGGAAGACCTCCGGCTCCGGCGAAATTACGGCATAACCCTCCTCGCCATCGTCGAGGGGAAGATGGTGACCTACTCCCCCTGGCGGAGGACGAGGTTCGCGGCGGGGCAGGAGCTGGCGCTCCTCGGGGAGCCCGAGGATGTAGAGCGGTTCGCCGCCGAGCACGACCTCTGGAAGATCACCGACGAATCAAGGTTCTGCGACCTCCTCAGCCAGGCGGAGGCGGGCTTTGCGGAGATCGTCGTCAGGCCCCGGGCCCCCATCGTCGGCAAGACCCCCCGGGAGATCTCGATCCGGAGGAACTACGGCGTAGAGCCGATCATCCTTCTCAGCGGGACGAGGGAGGAGAGGAAGGAGTTCGACGACCGGCCCCTCAGCCCCGGGGACACCTTCGTCATCCACGGCCTCTGGGACAGGATCCGAAAGATCGGATCCGATCAGAACTTCGTCCTCCTGACGCCGGTGGAGGCGGGGGTCCTCGACCCGTCGAAGGCGATCCCGGCAACCCTATGCTTCCTCGGAGCTGTCGCCCTCTCCCTCGCAGGGGTTCAGCTCTCGATCGCCCTCCTCACCGGAGCCCTCGCCATGGTCCTCCTGAAGGTGATCTCCATCGACGAGGCCTACGGAGCGATCGACTGGAGGACGATCGTCCTCCTGGCGGGGCTGATACCCCTGGGGATCGCCATGGAGGAGACGGGGGCTGCGGGCCTCATCGCCCAGAGCATGATGGACCAACTCCGCGGAGCCCCGACGATCCTCGTCCTCCTGGCGGTGGCAGCCCTCGCCACCCTCCTCTCCCTCACAATCTCCAACGTCGCCGCCACGGTCCTTCTCGTCCCCCTGGCGATGATCATGGCGAGGGATATGGCGATCGATCCGAGGGCCCTCGCGCTGCTGGTGGGGGTCTGTGCCTCCAACTCCTTCATCCTCCCCACCCACCAGGTCAACGCCCTCCTGATGGCCCCCGGGGGGTACTCGAGCTCCGACTACATCAGGGCCGGAGGCTTCATGACGGTGATCTTCATCCTCGTCGCAGCCCTGATGGTCGATCTATTCTACCTCTGA
- a CDS encoding DUF6691 family protein produces MDLAIEDLRSNHRAQLAIGLFIGIGFGFLLQKGGVTRYDVIVGQLLLADFTVFKVMASAVIVGMVGIHLLRSLGLASLHPKAGSWGSSALGGLIFGVGFGLLGYCPGTAAGAVGQGSIDALLGGVGGILLGAGIFAWRYPSLEERVLRRGEFGDKTIPEILGVNPWMVVIPTALILLGVLFWIEETGF; encoded by the coding sequence ATGGATTTGGCAATTGAAGATCTGCGATCAAACCACCGGGCCCAGCTCGCCATCGGCCTATTCATCGGGATCGGATTCGGCTTCCTCCTCCAGAAGGGGGGGGTCACCAGATACGACGTCATCGTCGGCCAGCTCCTCCTCGCCGACTTCACCGTCTTCAAGGTGATGGCCTCGGCGGTGATCGTCGGCATGGTCGGGATCCACCTCCTGCGAAGCCTCGGCCTCGCGAGCCTCCACCCCAAGGCCGGCTCCTGGGGCTCCTCGGCCCTGGGCGGCCTCATCTTCGGCGTCGGCTTCGGCCTCCTCGGCTACTGCCCGGGGACGGCGGCCGGGGCCGTCGGCCAGGGGTCGATCGACGCCCTCCTGGGTGGCGTCGGCGGGATCCTCCTCGGGGCCGGCATCTTCGCCTGGAGGTACCCCAGCCTCGAAGAGCGGGTGCTGAGGAGGGGCGAGTTCGGGGATAAGACGATCCCCGAGATCCTGGGGGTGAACCCCTGGATGGTGGTGATCCCGACGGCTCTGATCCTTTTGGGAGTTCTATTTTGGATCGAAGAGACGGGGTTCTAA
- a CDS encoding SAM hydrolase/SAM-dependent halogenase family protein, whose translation MDGRLSLRLLITLAAMAATISALPGGLGDADLGEAEGLVVLLTDYGTSGFRVGALEGSIYSENPQARISTITHQVSAFNVAEGSYLLAKAARYYPPGTVFVAEVNPGVGTDERSIVVETEDGKLFVGPDNGLFTDVMEDLGVARVWEVRGLNLTRSGGDPVTFNGVEVYGPVGAILAAGADPAGVGPEVSDPVRLERQRAGVEGDEVVGAVAYIDPWGNLVTNIPEELLGGTDIGPGDRVEISVNGSRIDALFGTTYADVPVGEWVVLVGILGRLEIAVNMGSAAGALGVAEGSAVRVREI comes from the coding sequence ATGGATGGAAGACTATCTTTGAGGCTACTCATCACCCTCGCGGCGATGGCGGCGACCATCTCAGCCCTTCCCGGAGGGCTCGGCGACGCCGACCTGGGGGAGGCGGAAGGGCTGGTGGTCCTCCTCACCGACTACGGCACCTCAGGCTTCCGCGTCGGGGCCCTGGAGGGGTCGATATATTCGGAGAACCCCCAGGCCCGGATCTCCACCATAACCCATCAGGTCTCAGCCTTCAACGTCGCCGAGGGGTCATACCTCCTCGCGAAAGCAGCCCGGTATTACCCGCCGGGGACGGTCTTTGTGGCGGAGGTGAACCCCGGGGTGGGGACGGATGAGCGGTCCATCGTCGTCGAGACGGAGGACGGCAAGCTCTTCGTAGGCCCCGACAACGGTCTCTTCACCGACGTCATGGAGGATCTGGGGGTCGCGAGGGTTTGGGAGGTCAGAGGCCTGAACCTCACCCGTTCCGGGGGTGATCCCGTCACCTTCAACGGCGTCGAGGTCTACGGCCCTGTTGGGGCTATTCTGGCGGCCGGGGCCGATCCCGCCGGGGTAGGACCCGAGGTCTCCGATCCCGTGAGGCTCGAGCGGCAGAGGGCGGGGGTCGAGGGCGATGAGGTGGTGGGGGCCGTCGCCTACATCGACCCCTGGGGGAACCTGGTCACCAACATCCCCGAGGAGCTCCTCGGGGGGACGGATATCGGTCCCGGAGATCGGGTCGAGATCTCCGTCAACGGATCGAGGATCGATGCGCTCTTTGGCACGACCTACGCCGACGTCCCCGTCGGGGAGTGGGTCGTCCTCGTCGGCATCCTCGGTCGGCTGGAGATCGCGGTGAACATGGGGAGCGCCGCCGGGGCCCTGGGGGTCGCCGAGGGCTCCGCCGTCAGGGTCCGGGAGATCTGA
- a CDS encoding lamin tail domain-containing protein, with translation MKRDGVRLLASLLGVLASTMACLGGVVINEVELGPPEGGNEWVELYNNGIEEVDVSRWSVWIVDQSPSWTGVMKIPQDTVMAPGSFFVAEGDRQWIHNTGTGTVILKTDEGAVVDETPLLSDHSNNFFTNFRHPNGFDSDQRSDWVFGIGTKNAPNS, from the coding sequence ATGAAGAGAGATGGTGTGAGGCTCCTGGCTTCCCTGCTGGGAGTTCTGGCGTCGACGATGGCATGTCTTGGCGGCGTCGTCATCAACGAGGTGGAGCTGGGTCCGCCCGAGGGCGGGAACGAGTGGGTGGAGCTTTACAACAACGGCATAGAAGAGGTGGACGTGAGCCGCTGGTCCGTCTGGATCGTCGACCAGAGTCCATCCTGGACCGGGGTCATGAAGATACCTCAGGACACGGTGATGGCCCCCGGCAGCTTCTTCGTCGCCGAGGGGGACCGACAGTGGATCCACAATACCGGGACCGGGACGGTGATCCTCAAGACCGATGAGGGGGCCGTAGTCGACGAGACCCCCCTTCTCTCCGACCACAGCAATAACTTCTTCACCAACTTTCGGCATCCCAACGGGTTTGACTCCGACCAGAGGTCCGACTGGGTCTTTGGCATCGGGACGAAGAACGCCCCCAACTCCTGA
- a CDS encoding lamin tail domain-containing protein encodes MRLILPSFLASFAVLAAIGSGSVVVNEVELNPAGEGILWVELYNSGEEPVDLGQWSVAIEVTLVAPGIWTGVIPIPKGTSIPPGGYYVAEGDRRWIHGNNATVVLRTDSWAEVDRTHPLNDEEGNDFSWSRYPNGVDTGTRSDWAFIKATPGAENVLRAGL; translated from the coding sequence ATGAGACTAATCTTGCCATCGTTCTTAGCATCTTTTGCGGTCCTCGCCGCCATCGGATCAGGATCGGTCGTCGTAAACGAGGTGGAGCTGAACCCCGCGGGGGAGGGGATCTTGTGGGTGGAGCTCTACAACTCCGGGGAAGAGCCGGTGGATTTGGGCCAGTGGAGCGTCGCCATCGAGGTGACCCTCGTAGCCCCCGGGATCTGGACGGGGGTGATACCCATACCGAAGGGGACGTCCATCCCGCCAGGGGGCTATTACGTCGCCGAGGGGGATCGGCGCTGGATCCACGGAAATAACGCGACCGTAGTCCTGAGGACCGACTCCTGGGCTGAGGTGGATCGGACTCACCCCCTCAACGACGAGGAGGGAAACGACTTCTCCTGGTCCCGATACCCCAACGGCGTCGACACCGGGACCAGATCCGACTGGGCCTTCATCAAGGCCACCCCGGGGGCTGAGAACGTTCTGAGGGCGGGACTTTAG
- a CDS encoding lamin tail domain-containing protein — protein MRVTSGILISLYIAVALSATGAGSVVINEVEINPPGNATRWVELYNGGDEAVEISGWVVTIYNLPWAGPIVIPQGTVISPKGYYIAEGDPQWRGEDEGSVALVDAIGMKVDETHKMVDDGDSDFTYGRYPNGLDTDQRSDWKLMKATPRAENVLS, from the coding sequence ATGCGAGTTACGTCAGGGATATTGATATCTCTCTACATAGCCGTCGCCCTCTCGGCGACCGGCGCAGGATCGGTAGTGATAAACGAGGTGGAGATCAATCCGCCCGGGAACGCCACCAGATGGGTGGAGCTTTATAATGGAGGGGACGAGGCGGTCGAGATCTCCGGCTGGGTCGTCACCATATACAACCTCCCCTGGGCCGGGCCGATCGTCATCCCCCAGGGGACGGTCATCTCTCCGAAAGGGTACTACATCGCCGAGGGCGATCCTCAGTGGAGAGGAGAGGATGAGGGCTCCGTGGCCCTGGTGGACGCGATCGGTATGAAGGTCGATGAGACCCATAAGATGGTCGACGACGGCGACAGCGACTTCACCTACGGCCGCTACCCCAACGGCCTCGACACCGACCAGAGGTCCGACTGGAAGCTGATGAAGGCCACCCCCAGGGCCGAAAACGTCCTCAGCTGA